A genomic window from Labrus bergylta chromosome 7, fLabBer1.1, whole genome shotgun sequence includes:
- the dyrk4 gene encoding dual specificity tyrosine-phosphorylation-regulated kinase 4 isoform X4, whose product MLPEINNKTSRPEAFPHPHRLQSEGNRLGTNRPCSQKFVPGVGTLPQLEPPVVQVVVSNAKNQHQQSDNILPQIAIKGGQNNFQTHSDERPKPTQPFSMRFGSTMDKVSVPRNSKIISNKLEKERSYEGQRLPMSPTEALKNFQDRLTEFEQEEIMDYSEIWFLGLGSQKIEGSQGSGQNSGYDDEHGSYIRVLHDHIAYRFEVLEVIGKGSFGQVLKCLDHKTNELVAIKMIRNKKRFHHQALVELKILDVIKRKDKDNLHNVIHMKEYFYFRNHLCISFELLGVNLYELIKKNNFQGFSLALIRRFTHALLRCLQMLHREKIIHCDLKPENILLSQRGPGNIKVVDFGSSCYEQQRVYTYIQSRFYRSPEVILGHNYSMAIDMWSLGCILAELYTGYPLFPGESEVEQIACIMEVLGMPPNDFVQSASRRRLFFDSKGNPRNITNSKGKKRRPNSKELSAVLKTNDALFLDFIERCLSWDPTKRMTPDEGLQHEWILEGNFNKVRPRTRPLVKKSSDSSTNTENSSEHSLRRQSNSKPGEKISSDSSTNEKLIKRDSSSSGTKMAPAERLRPIGASAEEEVCESEGKLSTGSEPQEGGGERPVHIIIKPQEESGPEGKESQEPSQCLPTII is encoded by the exons atgttgccagaaataaataacaag ACATCACGACCAGAGGCTTTCCCTCACCCTCACAGACTCCAATCAGAAGGCAACCGTCTTGGAACGAACCGACCCTGCTCACAG AAGTTTGTACCTGGTGTCGGGACCTTACCTCAGCTAGAACCACCGGTGGTGCAGGTGGTGGTCAGCAATGCTAAAAACCAACACCAGCAGTCAGACAACATCCTGCCCCAGATTGCCATTAAAGGGGGTCAGAACAACTTTCAGACACACTCG GATGAGAGGCCGAAGCCCACCCAGCCGTTCAGCATGCGCTTTGGTTCAACGATGGACAAAGTTTCAGTCCCTCGCAACAGCAAGATAATCAGCAACAAGCTGGAGAAGGAGAGGTCATACGAGGGCCAAAGGCTACCGATGTCCCCCACGG AGGCACTGAAGAACTTCCAAGATCGGCTGACGGAGTTTGAGCAGGAGGAAATCATGGACTACTCTGAGATCTGGTTCCTGGGTCTGGGCTCTCAGAAGATTGAGGGCTCCCAGGGTTCAGGGCAGAACTCAGGATATGATGACGAGCATGGGAGCTACATCAGG GTGCTGCATGACCACATTGCCTATAGGTTTGAAGTGCTGGAAGTGATCGGGAAAGGCTCCTTTGGGCAGGTCCTGAAATGTCTCGACCACAAGACCAATGAACTTGTAGCCATTAAGATGATACGCAACAAGAAAAG GTTTCATCACCAGGCTCTGGTCGAGCTGAAGATCCTGGACGTGATAAAGaggaaagacaaagacaacctcCACAACGTCATCCACATGAAGGAGTACTTCTACTTCAGGAATCATCTTTGCATCTCCTTCGAGCTCCTCGG GGTGAACCTGTACgagctcattaaaaaaaacaacttccagGGCTTCAGTCTGGCTCTCATCCGTCGGTTCACTCATGCCCTCCTGAGGTGCCTGCAGATGCTGCACAGGGAGAAGATCATCCACTGTGACCTCAAACCG GAGAACATCCTTCTGTCTCAGAGAGGCCCGGGGAACATCAAGGTGGTCGACTTTGGATCCAGCTGCTATGAACAACAAAGAG tgtaCACCTACATCCAGAGTCGCTTCTACCGCTCTCCAGAGGTCATCCTGGGTCACAACTACAGCATGGCCATTGACATGTGGAGTCTGGGGTGCATCCTTGCTGAGCTCTATACGGGCTATCCTCTCTTCCCCGGAGAGAGCGAAGTGGAGCAGATAGCTTGCATAATGGAG GTTCTTGGGATGCCTCCAAATGATTTTGTCCAGTCTGCATCGAGGAGGAGGCTGTTCTTTG ACTCTAAAGGAAACCCCCGGAACATCACAAACAGcaaagggaagaagaggagaccCAACTCGAAGGAGCTGTCAGCTGTGTTAAAAACCAATGATGCTCTGTTCTTAGACTTCATCGAACGCTGCCTCAG CTGGGATCCAACCAAGCGCATGACTCCTGACGAGGGGCTGCAGCACGAGTGGATCCTGGAGGGAAATTTCAACAAAGTCCGGCCGAGAACGAGGCCGTTGGTGAAGAAGTCTTCAGACAGTTCGACcaacacagaaaacagcagCGAGCACAGTTTACGCAGACAGTCTAACAGCAAGCCCG GAGAGAAGATCAGCTCCGACAGCAGCACTAATGAAAAGCTCATCAAGAGAGACAGTTCATCGAGTGGAACAAAGATGGCCCCCGCCGAGCGTCTTCGGCCCATCGGGGCCTCGGCGGAAGAGGAAGTTTGTGAGAGTGAGGGTAAACTCTCCACAGGAAGCGAGCCacaagagggaggaggagagaggccgGTTCACATCATCATCAAACCTCAGGAGGAATCAGGCCCGGAGGGAAAAGAGAGTCAGGAACCGTCTCAGTGTTTACCAACTATCATCTAA
- the dyrk4 gene encoding dual specificity tyrosine-phosphorylation-regulated kinase 4 isoform X2 encodes MWEDGTSPACCAFSLLQGCCCWGRNRRVQPETSRPEAFPHPHRLQSEGNRLGTNRPCSQKFVPGVGTLPQLEPPVVQVVVSNAKNQHQQSDNILPQIAIKGGQNNFQTHSDERPKPTQPFSMRFGSTMDKVSVPRNSKIISNKLEKERSYEGQRLPMSPTEALKNFQDRLTEFEQEEIMDYSEIWFLGLGSQKIEGSQGSGQNSGYDDEHGSYIRVLHDHIAYRFEVLEVIGKGSFGQVLKCLDHKTNELVAIKMIRNKKRFHHQALVELKILDVIKRKDKDNLHNVIHMKEYFYFRNHLCISFELLGVNLYELIKKNNFQGFSLALIRRFTHALLRCLQMLHREKIIHCDLKPENILLSQRGPGNIKVVDFGSSCYEQQRVYTYIQSRFYRSPEVILGHNYSMAIDMWSLGCILAELYTGYPLFPGESEVEQIACIMEVLGMPPNDFVQSASRRRLFFDSKGNPRNITNSKGKKRRPNSKELSAVLKTNDALFLDFIERCLSWDPTKRMTPDEGLQHEWILEGNFNKVRPRTRPLVKKSSDSSTNTENSSEHSLRRQSNSKPGEKISSDSSTNEKLIKRDSSSSGTKMAPAERLRPIGASAEEEVCESEGKLSTGSEPQEGGGERPVHIIIKPQEESGPEGKESQEPSQCLPTII; translated from the exons ATGTGGGAAGACGGGACTTCACCTGCCTGTTGTGCTTTTAGCCTCCTtcagggctgctgctgctggggtcGGAACAGGAGGGTCCAACCCGAG ACATCACGACCAGAGGCTTTCCCTCACCCTCACAGACTCCAATCAGAAGGCAACCGTCTTGGAACGAACCGACCCTGCTCACAG AAGTTTGTACCTGGTGTCGGGACCTTACCTCAGCTAGAACCACCGGTGGTGCAGGTGGTGGTCAGCAATGCTAAAAACCAACACCAGCAGTCAGACAACATCCTGCCCCAGATTGCCATTAAAGGGGGTCAGAACAACTTTCAGACACACTCG GATGAGAGGCCGAAGCCCACCCAGCCGTTCAGCATGCGCTTTGGTTCAACGATGGACAAAGTTTCAGTCCCTCGCAACAGCAAGATAATCAGCAACAAGCTGGAGAAGGAGAGGTCATACGAGGGCCAAAGGCTACCGATGTCCCCCACGG AGGCACTGAAGAACTTCCAAGATCGGCTGACGGAGTTTGAGCAGGAGGAAATCATGGACTACTCTGAGATCTGGTTCCTGGGTCTGGGCTCTCAGAAGATTGAGGGCTCCCAGGGTTCAGGGCAGAACTCAGGATATGATGACGAGCATGGGAGCTACATCAGG GTGCTGCATGACCACATTGCCTATAGGTTTGAAGTGCTGGAAGTGATCGGGAAAGGCTCCTTTGGGCAGGTCCTGAAATGTCTCGACCACAAGACCAATGAACTTGTAGCCATTAAGATGATACGCAACAAGAAAAG GTTTCATCACCAGGCTCTGGTCGAGCTGAAGATCCTGGACGTGATAAAGaggaaagacaaagacaacctcCACAACGTCATCCACATGAAGGAGTACTTCTACTTCAGGAATCATCTTTGCATCTCCTTCGAGCTCCTCGG GGTGAACCTGTACgagctcattaaaaaaaacaacttccagGGCTTCAGTCTGGCTCTCATCCGTCGGTTCACTCATGCCCTCCTGAGGTGCCTGCAGATGCTGCACAGGGAGAAGATCATCCACTGTGACCTCAAACCG GAGAACATCCTTCTGTCTCAGAGAGGCCCGGGGAACATCAAGGTGGTCGACTTTGGATCCAGCTGCTATGAACAACAAAGAG tgtaCACCTACATCCAGAGTCGCTTCTACCGCTCTCCAGAGGTCATCCTGGGTCACAACTACAGCATGGCCATTGACATGTGGAGTCTGGGGTGCATCCTTGCTGAGCTCTATACGGGCTATCCTCTCTTCCCCGGAGAGAGCGAAGTGGAGCAGATAGCTTGCATAATGGAG GTTCTTGGGATGCCTCCAAATGATTTTGTCCAGTCTGCATCGAGGAGGAGGCTGTTCTTTG ACTCTAAAGGAAACCCCCGGAACATCACAAACAGcaaagggaagaagaggagaccCAACTCGAAGGAGCTGTCAGCTGTGTTAAAAACCAATGATGCTCTGTTCTTAGACTTCATCGAACGCTGCCTCAG CTGGGATCCAACCAAGCGCATGACTCCTGACGAGGGGCTGCAGCACGAGTGGATCCTGGAGGGAAATTTCAACAAAGTCCGGCCGAGAACGAGGCCGTTGGTGAAGAAGTCTTCAGACAGTTCGACcaacacagaaaacagcagCGAGCACAGTTTACGCAGACAGTCTAACAGCAAGCCCG GAGAGAAGATCAGCTCCGACAGCAGCACTAATGAAAAGCTCATCAAGAGAGACAGTTCATCGAGTGGAACAAAGATGGCCCCCGCCGAGCGTCTTCGGCCCATCGGGGCCTCGGCGGAAGAGGAAGTTTGTGAGAGTGAGGGTAAACTCTCCACAGGAAGCGAGCCacaagagggaggaggagagaggccgGTTCACATCATCATCAAACCTCAGGAGGAATCAGGCCCGGAGGGAAAAGAGAGTCAGGAACCGTCTCAGTGTTTACCAACTATCATCTAA
- the dyrk4 gene encoding dual specificity tyrosine-phosphorylation-regulated kinase 4 isoform X6, with protein sequence MWEDGTSPACCAFSLLQGCCCWGRNRRVQPETSRPEAFPHPHRLQSEGNRLGTNRPCSQDERPKPTQPFSMRFGSTMDKVSVPRNSKIISNKLEKERSYEGQRLPMSPTEALKNFQDRLTEFEQEEIMDYSEIWFLGLGSQKIEGSQGSGQNSGYDDEHGSYIRVLHDHIAYRFEVLEVIGKGSFGQVLKCLDHKTNELVAIKMIRNKKRFHHQALVELKILDVIKRKDKDNLHNVIHMKEYFYFRNHLCISFELLGVNLYELIKKNNFQGFSLALIRRFTHALLRCLQMLHREKIIHCDLKPENILLSQRGPGNIKVVDFGSSCYEQQRVYTYIQSRFYRSPEVILGHNYSMAIDMWSLGCILAELYTGYPLFPGESEVEQIACIMEVLGMPPNDFVQSASRRRLFFDSKGNPRNITNSKGKKRRPNSKELSAVLKTNDALFLDFIERCLSWDPTKRMTPDEGLQHEWILEGNFNKVRPRTRPLVKKSSDSSTNTENSSEHSLRRQSNSKPGEKISSDSSTNEKLIKRDSSSSGTKMAPAERLRPIGASAEEEVCESEGKLSTGSEPQEGGGERPVHIIIKPQEESGPEGKESQEPSQCLPTII encoded by the exons ATGTGGGAAGACGGGACTTCACCTGCCTGTTGTGCTTTTAGCCTCCTtcagggctgctgctgctggggtcGGAACAGGAGGGTCCAACCCGAG ACATCACGACCAGAGGCTTTCCCTCACCCTCACAGACTCCAATCAGAAGGCAACCGTCTTGGAACGAACCGACCCTGCTCACAG GATGAGAGGCCGAAGCCCACCCAGCCGTTCAGCATGCGCTTTGGTTCAACGATGGACAAAGTTTCAGTCCCTCGCAACAGCAAGATAATCAGCAACAAGCTGGAGAAGGAGAGGTCATACGAGGGCCAAAGGCTACCGATGTCCCCCACGG AGGCACTGAAGAACTTCCAAGATCGGCTGACGGAGTTTGAGCAGGAGGAAATCATGGACTACTCTGAGATCTGGTTCCTGGGTCTGGGCTCTCAGAAGATTGAGGGCTCCCAGGGTTCAGGGCAGAACTCAGGATATGATGACGAGCATGGGAGCTACATCAGG GTGCTGCATGACCACATTGCCTATAGGTTTGAAGTGCTGGAAGTGATCGGGAAAGGCTCCTTTGGGCAGGTCCTGAAATGTCTCGACCACAAGACCAATGAACTTGTAGCCATTAAGATGATACGCAACAAGAAAAG GTTTCATCACCAGGCTCTGGTCGAGCTGAAGATCCTGGACGTGATAAAGaggaaagacaaagacaacctcCACAACGTCATCCACATGAAGGAGTACTTCTACTTCAGGAATCATCTTTGCATCTCCTTCGAGCTCCTCGG GGTGAACCTGTACgagctcattaaaaaaaacaacttccagGGCTTCAGTCTGGCTCTCATCCGTCGGTTCACTCATGCCCTCCTGAGGTGCCTGCAGATGCTGCACAGGGAGAAGATCATCCACTGTGACCTCAAACCG GAGAACATCCTTCTGTCTCAGAGAGGCCCGGGGAACATCAAGGTGGTCGACTTTGGATCCAGCTGCTATGAACAACAAAGAG tgtaCACCTACATCCAGAGTCGCTTCTACCGCTCTCCAGAGGTCATCCTGGGTCACAACTACAGCATGGCCATTGACATGTGGAGTCTGGGGTGCATCCTTGCTGAGCTCTATACGGGCTATCCTCTCTTCCCCGGAGAGAGCGAAGTGGAGCAGATAGCTTGCATAATGGAG GTTCTTGGGATGCCTCCAAATGATTTTGTCCAGTCTGCATCGAGGAGGAGGCTGTTCTTTG ACTCTAAAGGAAACCCCCGGAACATCACAAACAGcaaagggaagaagaggagaccCAACTCGAAGGAGCTGTCAGCTGTGTTAAAAACCAATGATGCTCTGTTCTTAGACTTCATCGAACGCTGCCTCAG CTGGGATCCAACCAAGCGCATGACTCCTGACGAGGGGCTGCAGCACGAGTGGATCCTGGAGGGAAATTTCAACAAAGTCCGGCCGAGAACGAGGCCGTTGGTGAAGAAGTCTTCAGACAGTTCGACcaacacagaaaacagcagCGAGCACAGTTTACGCAGACAGTCTAACAGCAAGCCCG GAGAGAAGATCAGCTCCGACAGCAGCACTAATGAAAAGCTCATCAAGAGAGACAGTTCATCGAGTGGAACAAAGATGGCCCCCGCCGAGCGTCTTCGGCCCATCGGGGCCTCGGCGGAAGAGGAAGTTTGTGAGAGTGAGGGTAAACTCTCCACAGGAAGCGAGCCacaagagggaggaggagagaggccgGTTCACATCATCATCAAACCTCAGGAGGAATCAGGCCCGGAGGGAAAAGAGAGTCAGGAACCGTCTCAGTGTTTACCAACTATCATCTAA
- the dyrk4 gene encoding dual specificity tyrosine-phosphorylation-regulated kinase 4 isoform X5, whose translation MSAPNKSSERRNFSRNKLDTLLKERKGTFPLLIKTSRPEAFPHPHRLQSEGNRLGTNRPCSQDERPKPTQPFSMRFGSTMDKVSVPRNSKIISNKLEKERSYEGQRLPMSPTEALKNFQDRLTEFEQEEIMDYSEIWFLGLGSQKIEGSQGSGQNSGYDDEHGSYIRVLHDHIAYRFEVLEVIGKGSFGQVLKCLDHKTNELVAIKMIRNKKRFHHQALVELKILDVIKRKDKDNLHNVIHMKEYFYFRNHLCISFELLGVNLYELIKKNNFQGFSLALIRRFTHALLRCLQMLHREKIIHCDLKPENILLSQRGPGNIKVVDFGSSCYEQQRVYTYIQSRFYRSPEVILGHNYSMAIDMWSLGCILAELYTGYPLFPGESEVEQIACIMEVLGMPPNDFVQSASRRRLFFDSKGNPRNITNSKGKKRRPNSKELSAVLKTNDALFLDFIERCLSWDPTKRMTPDEGLQHEWILEGNFNKVRPRTRPLVKKSSDSSTNTENSSEHSLRRQSNSKPGEKISSDSSTNEKLIKRDSSSSGTKMAPAERLRPIGASAEEEVCESEGKLSTGSEPQEGGGERPVHIIIKPQEESGPEGKESQEPSQCLPTII comes from the exons ACATCACGACCAGAGGCTTTCCCTCACCCTCACAGACTCCAATCAGAAGGCAACCGTCTTGGAACGAACCGACCCTGCTCACAG GATGAGAGGCCGAAGCCCACCCAGCCGTTCAGCATGCGCTTTGGTTCAACGATGGACAAAGTTTCAGTCCCTCGCAACAGCAAGATAATCAGCAACAAGCTGGAGAAGGAGAGGTCATACGAGGGCCAAAGGCTACCGATGTCCCCCACGG AGGCACTGAAGAACTTCCAAGATCGGCTGACGGAGTTTGAGCAGGAGGAAATCATGGACTACTCTGAGATCTGGTTCCTGGGTCTGGGCTCTCAGAAGATTGAGGGCTCCCAGGGTTCAGGGCAGAACTCAGGATATGATGACGAGCATGGGAGCTACATCAGG GTGCTGCATGACCACATTGCCTATAGGTTTGAAGTGCTGGAAGTGATCGGGAAAGGCTCCTTTGGGCAGGTCCTGAAATGTCTCGACCACAAGACCAATGAACTTGTAGCCATTAAGATGATACGCAACAAGAAAAG GTTTCATCACCAGGCTCTGGTCGAGCTGAAGATCCTGGACGTGATAAAGaggaaagacaaagacaacctcCACAACGTCATCCACATGAAGGAGTACTTCTACTTCAGGAATCATCTTTGCATCTCCTTCGAGCTCCTCGG GGTGAACCTGTACgagctcattaaaaaaaacaacttccagGGCTTCAGTCTGGCTCTCATCCGTCGGTTCACTCATGCCCTCCTGAGGTGCCTGCAGATGCTGCACAGGGAGAAGATCATCCACTGTGACCTCAAACCG GAGAACATCCTTCTGTCTCAGAGAGGCCCGGGGAACATCAAGGTGGTCGACTTTGGATCCAGCTGCTATGAACAACAAAGAG tgtaCACCTACATCCAGAGTCGCTTCTACCGCTCTCCAGAGGTCATCCTGGGTCACAACTACAGCATGGCCATTGACATGTGGAGTCTGGGGTGCATCCTTGCTGAGCTCTATACGGGCTATCCTCTCTTCCCCGGAGAGAGCGAAGTGGAGCAGATAGCTTGCATAATGGAG GTTCTTGGGATGCCTCCAAATGATTTTGTCCAGTCTGCATCGAGGAGGAGGCTGTTCTTTG ACTCTAAAGGAAACCCCCGGAACATCACAAACAGcaaagggaagaagaggagaccCAACTCGAAGGAGCTGTCAGCTGTGTTAAAAACCAATGATGCTCTGTTCTTAGACTTCATCGAACGCTGCCTCAG CTGGGATCCAACCAAGCGCATGACTCCTGACGAGGGGCTGCAGCACGAGTGGATCCTGGAGGGAAATTTCAACAAAGTCCGGCCGAGAACGAGGCCGTTGGTGAAGAAGTCTTCAGACAGTTCGACcaacacagaaaacagcagCGAGCACAGTTTACGCAGACAGTCTAACAGCAAGCCCG GAGAGAAGATCAGCTCCGACAGCAGCACTAATGAAAAGCTCATCAAGAGAGACAGTTCATCGAGTGGAACAAAGATGGCCCCCGCCGAGCGTCTTCGGCCCATCGGGGCCTCGGCGGAAGAGGAAGTTTGTGAGAGTGAGGGTAAACTCTCCACAGGAAGCGAGCCacaagagggaggaggagagaggccgGTTCACATCATCATCAAACCTCAGGAGGAATCAGGCCCGGAGGGAAAAGAGAGTCAGGAACCGTCTCAGTGTTTACCAACTATCATCTAA
- the dyrk4 gene encoding dual specificity tyrosine-phosphorylation-regulated kinase 4 isoform X8, which yields MLPEINNKTSRPEAFPHPHRLQSEGNRLGTNRPCSQDERPKPTQPFSMRFGSTMDKVSVPRNSKIISNKLEKERSYEGQRLPMSPTEALKNFQDRLTEFEQEEIMDYSEIWFLGLGSQKIEGSQGSGQNSGYDDEHGSYIRVLHDHIAYRFEVLEVIGKGSFGQVLKCLDHKTNELVAIKMIRNKKRFHHQALVELKILDVIKRKDKDNLHNVIHMKEYFYFRNHLCISFELLGVNLYELIKKNNFQGFSLALIRRFTHALLRCLQMLHREKIIHCDLKPENILLSQRGPGNIKVVDFGSSCYEQQRVYTYIQSRFYRSPEVILGHNYSMAIDMWSLGCILAELYTGYPLFPGESEVEQIACIMEVLGMPPNDFVQSASRRRLFFDSKGNPRNITNSKGKKRRPNSKELSAVLKTNDALFLDFIERCLSWDPTKRMTPDEGLQHEWILEGNFNKVRPRTRPLVKKSSDSSTNTENSSEHSLRRQSNSKPGEKISSDSSTNEKLIKRDSSSSGTKMAPAERLRPIGASAEEEVCESEGKLSTGSEPQEGGGERPVHIIIKPQEESGPEGKESQEPSQCLPTII from the exons atgttgccagaaataaataacaag ACATCACGACCAGAGGCTTTCCCTCACCCTCACAGACTCCAATCAGAAGGCAACCGTCTTGGAACGAACCGACCCTGCTCACAG GATGAGAGGCCGAAGCCCACCCAGCCGTTCAGCATGCGCTTTGGTTCAACGATGGACAAAGTTTCAGTCCCTCGCAACAGCAAGATAATCAGCAACAAGCTGGAGAAGGAGAGGTCATACGAGGGCCAAAGGCTACCGATGTCCCCCACGG AGGCACTGAAGAACTTCCAAGATCGGCTGACGGAGTTTGAGCAGGAGGAAATCATGGACTACTCTGAGATCTGGTTCCTGGGTCTGGGCTCTCAGAAGATTGAGGGCTCCCAGGGTTCAGGGCAGAACTCAGGATATGATGACGAGCATGGGAGCTACATCAGG GTGCTGCATGACCACATTGCCTATAGGTTTGAAGTGCTGGAAGTGATCGGGAAAGGCTCCTTTGGGCAGGTCCTGAAATGTCTCGACCACAAGACCAATGAACTTGTAGCCATTAAGATGATACGCAACAAGAAAAG GTTTCATCACCAGGCTCTGGTCGAGCTGAAGATCCTGGACGTGATAAAGaggaaagacaaagacaacctcCACAACGTCATCCACATGAAGGAGTACTTCTACTTCAGGAATCATCTTTGCATCTCCTTCGAGCTCCTCGG GGTGAACCTGTACgagctcattaaaaaaaacaacttccagGGCTTCAGTCTGGCTCTCATCCGTCGGTTCACTCATGCCCTCCTGAGGTGCCTGCAGATGCTGCACAGGGAGAAGATCATCCACTGTGACCTCAAACCG GAGAACATCCTTCTGTCTCAGAGAGGCCCGGGGAACATCAAGGTGGTCGACTTTGGATCCAGCTGCTATGAACAACAAAGAG tgtaCACCTACATCCAGAGTCGCTTCTACCGCTCTCCAGAGGTCATCCTGGGTCACAACTACAGCATGGCCATTGACATGTGGAGTCTGGGGTGCATCCTTGCTGAGCTCTATACGGGCTATCCTCTCTTCCCCGGAGAGAGCGAAGTGGAGCAGATAGCTTGCATAATGGAG GTTCTTGGGATGCCTCCAAATGATTTTGTCCAGTCTGCATCGAGGAGGAGGCTGTTCTTTG ACTCTAAAGGAAACCCCCGGAACATCACAAACAGcaaagggaagaagaggagaccCAACTCGAAGGAGCTGTCAGCTGTGTTAAAAACCAATGATGCTCTGTTCTTAGACTTCATCGAACGCTGCCTCAG CTGGGATCCAACCAAGCGCATGACTCCTGACGAGGGGCTGCAGCACGAGTGGATCCTGGAGGGAAATTTCAACAAAGTCCGGCCGAGAACGAGGCCGTTGGTGAAGAAGTCTTCAGACAGTTCGACcaacacagaaaacagcagCGAGCACAGTTTACGCAGACAGTCTAACAGCAAGCCCG GAGAGAAGATCAGCTCCGACAGCAGCACTAATGAAAAGCTCATCAAGAGAGACAGTTCATCGAGTGGAACAAAGATGGCCCCCGCCGAGCGTCTTCGGCCCATCGGGGCCTCGGCGGAAGAGGAAGTTTGTGAGAGTGAGGGTAAACTCTCCACAGGAAGCGAGCCacaagagggaggaggagagaggccgGTTCACATCATCATCAAACCTCAGGAGGAATCAGGCCCGGAGGGAAAAGAGAGTCAGGAACCGTCTCAGTGTTTACCAACTATCATCTAA